The proteins below come from a single Asanoa ferruginea genomic window:
- a CDS encoding DUF3152 domain-containing protein, with protein sequence MSLLVGIGLLVFGLRPGDARQPRNEVAAASATPDATETAPPTVAATKPPKPVYRLAGTPPERGDNTFKYGKTTGKIAGTGGPLRRYRIAVENGSGEDIEKFGDQVDAALSDPRSWIASGDLRLQRVAEGESYSFTVYLATMRTSHDMCARGGTNTNNNGEPYTSCRTPGKVIINLDRWDMSVPHFISAKIPLSVYRTYVANHETGHELGHSHVRCPGAGKPAPVMMQQTLFLNGCKPNPYPYVNGKLNTGPPL encoded by the coding sequence GTGTCGCTCCTGGTCGGAATCGGGTTGCTGGTCTTCGGCCTGCGCCCGGGCGATGCCCGGCAGCCGCGGAACGAGGTCGCCGCCGCGAGCGCGACGCCGGACGCGACCGAGACCGCCCCGCCAACGGTCGCGGCGACCAAGCCGCCCAAGCCGGTCTACCGCCTCGCCGGCACACCGCCGGAGCGGGGCGACAACACCTTCAAATACGGAAAAACGACCGGGAAGATCGCGGGTACGGGTGGCCCGCTGCGCCGTTATCGGATCGCGGTCGAGAACGGGTCCGGCGAGGACATCGAAAAGTTCGGTGACCAGGTCGACGCGGCACTGAGCGACCCGCGCAGCTGGATCGCGAGCGGCGACCTGCGCCTGCAACGGGTCGCCGAGGGCGAGTCCTACAGCTTCACCGTCTACCTCGCGACGATGCGCACCTCGCATGACATGTGCGCGCGCGGCGGCACCAACACCAACAACAACGGCGAGCCATACACATCCTGTCGTACGCCCGGCAAGGTCATCATCAACCTCGACCGGTGGGACATGTCGGTGCCGCACTTCATCAGCGCGAAGATCCCGCTGTCGGTCTACCGCACCTACGTCGCCAACCACGAGACCGGCCACGAACTCGGGCACTCGCATGTGCGGTGTCCGGGTGCCGGCAAGCCGGCGCCGGTGATGATGCAGCAGACGCTCTTCCTCAACGGCTGCAAGCCGAACCCATATCCGTACGTGAACGGAAAACTCAACACAGGTCCGCCACTTTGA
- a CDS encoding alpha/beta fold hydrolase yields the protein MKRALLGADEAFGPDRVPPPWPGRMAVIDGEQIFVRDTPATRPDAEPALYVHGLGGSSHNWTDLSGLLADRLDGQAIDLPGFGRSDPTKQYTLKAFADRMIRFIEVGDRGPVHLFGNSLGGAVAVRVAGLRPDLVRTLTLVSPAMPFLDPRRSLQGPVVPLLALPRADRVAAWMMGRLAPEEMAEQVIAACFNDVTRVSEQRRREAIEEIRVRYTATHYADAYVRSLRGLVSSFLRAYLPGANSMWKIAAQITAPTLVIGGRQDRLVDIRVAPQVAKAIPDSRLLILDGVGHVAQMEVPRIVARGVVALLDEYERERTRV from the coding sequence ATGAAGCGCGCTCTGCTCGGCGCCGACGAGGCCTTCGGGCCCGACCGGGTGCCGCCACCGTGGCCGGGCCGGATGGCTGTCATCGACGGCGAGCAGATCTTCGTGCGTGACACCCCCGCGACCCGGCCCGACGCTGAGCCGGCGCTTTATGTGCACGGGCTAGGCGGATCCTCGCATAACTGGACAGACCTCTCCGGGCTGCTGGCCGACCGGCTCGACGGGCAGGCGATCGACCTGCCGGGCTTCGGGCGCAGCGACCCGACGAAGCAATACACGCTCAAGGCGTTCGCCGACCGCATGATCAGGTTCATCGAGGTCGGCGACCGCGGGCCGGTGCACCTGTTCGGCAACTCGCTGGGCGGTGCCGTCGCGGTGCGGGTCGCGGGGCTGCGGCCCGACCTGGTCCGCACGCTGACCCTGGTGTCGCCGGCCATGCCGTTCCTCGACCCGCGCCGCTCGCTGCAAGGTCCGGTGGTCCCGCTCCTCGCGCTGCCCCGTGCCGACCGGGTCGCGGCCTGGATGATGGGCCGGCTCGCCCCGGAGGAGATGGCCGAGCAGGTCATCGCCGCCTGCTTCAACGACGTGACCCGGGTCAGCGAGCAGCGCCGCCGGGAGGCGATCGAGGAGATCCGGGTCCGCTACACGGCGACCCACTACGCCGACGCCTACGTGCGCTCGCTGCGCGGCCTGGTGAGCAGCTTCCTGCGGGCCTACCTGCCCGGCGCGAATTCGATGTGGAAGATCGCCGCGCAGATCACCGCGCCGACGCTGGTCATCGGCGGGCGGCAGGACCGGTTGGTCGACATCCGGGTGGCGCCGCAGGTGGCCAAGGCGATCCCCGACAGCCGCCTGCTGATCCTCGACGGCGTTGGTCACGTCGCGCAGATGGAGGTGCCACGCATCGTGGCGCGCGGGGTCGTGGCCCTGCTAGACGAATACGAGCGGGAACGCACAAGAGTCTGA
- a CDS encoding DUF3152 domain-containing protein has protein sequence MATPIPGTQLRDNEPDDRPGGNKPSADQPGADQPGADQPGPKKPGGTKRPPSWRLPALAVALIATGAIVAVDLVSQPAADQHLATPATSAPAARQPAPEPPTPAPRQTAPHKGQGTFSTDRAGGLPLGRGKQTQHFHVAVEKGIGLDLAPFAASVDAILGDPRSWIADGRLRLQRVGADEPADFTIYLASAGTSEAMCAEGGLDTDAFTSCQLGGEVIINADRWLGAVPYFEAPLAAYQAYAINHEVGHQLGHQHEACPSPGAAAPVMQQQTLGMQGCLPNGWPYVNGRRQTGPPIP, from the coding sequence ATGGCCACGCCGATCCCAGGCACCCAGCTCCGCGACAACGAACCCGACGACAGGCCCGGCGGCAACAAGCCGAGCGCCGACCAGCCGGGCGCCGACCAGCCGGGCGCCGACCAGCCGGGCCCGAAGAAGCCGGGCGGCACCAAGCGCCCGCCCTCCTGGCGCCTCCCCGCCCTGGCCGTCGCCCTGATCGCGACCGGCGCCATCGTGGCCGTCGACCTGGTCAGCCAGCCCGCCGCCGACCAGCACCTGGCGACGCCGGCGACCAGCGCACCGGCCGCACGGCAACCGGCACCGGAGCCGCCGACCCCGGCACCGAGGCAGACCGCGCCGCACAAGGGCCAGGGCACCTTCAGCACCGACCGCGCCGGCGGCCTGCCGCTCGGCCGCGGCAAGCAGACCCAGCACTTCCACGTCGCCGTCGAGAAGGGCATCGGCCTCGACCTCGCGCCGTTCGCGGCCTCGGTCGACGCGATCCTCGGCGACCCGCGGAGCTGGATCGCCGACGGCCGCCTGCGCCTGCAACGGGTCGGCGCCGACGAGCCGGCCGACTTCACGATCTACCTGGCCAGCGCCGGCACGTCGGAAGCGATGTGCGCGGAGGGCGGGCTGGACACCGACGCCTTCACCTCGTGCCAGCTCGGCGGCGAAGTGATCATCAACGCCGATCGCTGGCTCGGTGCCGTGCCCTACTTCGAGGCACCACTGGCCGCCTACCAGGCGTACGCCATCAATCATGAAGTTGGTCATCAGCTCGGCCATCAGCACGAGGCCTGCCCGTCACCCGGCGCCGCCGCCCCGGTCATGCAGCAGCAGACCCTCGGCATGCAGGGCTGCCTGCCCAACGGTTGGCCCTACGTGAACGGTCGCCGGCAGACCGGCCCGCCTATTCCCTGA